A stretch of the Argentina anserina chromosome 6, drPotAnse1.1, whole genome shotgun sequence genome encodes the following:
- the LOC126800743 gene encoding elongation factor 2-like produces the protein MVKFTAEELRRIMDYKHNIRNMSVIAHVDHGKSTLTDSLVAAAGIIAQEVAGDVRMTDTRADEAERGITIKSTGISLYYEMTDESLKMFKGERNGNEYLINLIDSPGHVDFSSEVTAALRITDGALVVVDCIEGVCVQTETVLRQALGERIRPVLTVNKMDRCFLELQVDGEEAYQTFQRVIENANVIMATYEDPLLGDVQVYPEKGTVAFSAGLHGWAFTLTNFAKMYADKFKVDEAKMMERLWGENFFDPATKKWTSKNTGSPTCKRGFVQFCYEPIKQVIATCMNDQKDKLWPMLTKLGITMKGEEKDLMGKPLMKRVMQTWLPASSALLEMMIFHLPSPHTAQRYRVENLYEGPLDDQYANAIRNCDPDGPLMLYVSKMIPASDKGRFFAFGRVFAGKVQTGLKVRIMGPNYVPGEKKDLYVKNVQRTVIWMGKKQETVEDVPCGNTVALVGLDQFITKNATLTNEKESDAHPIRAMKFSVSPVVRVAVQCKVASDLPKLVEGLKRLAKSDPMVVCSIEESGEHIIAGAGELHLEICLKDLQDDFMGGAEIIKSDPVVSFRETVLEKSCRTVMSKSPNKHNRLYMEARPLEEGLAEAIDDGRIGPRDDPKIRSKILAEEFGWDKDLAKKIWCFGPETTGPNMVVDMCKGVQYLNEIKDSVVAGFQWASKEGALAEENMRGICFEVCDVVLHADAIHRGGGQVIPTARRVIYASQLTAKPRLLEPVYLVEIQAPEGALGGIYSVLNQKRGHVFEEMQRPGTPLYNIKAYLPVVESFGFSGQLRASTSGQAFPQCVFDHWEMMSSDPLETGSQASQLVQDIRKRKGLKEQMTPLSDFEDKL, from the exons ATG GTGAAGTTCACGGCGGAAGAGTTGCGGAGGATTATGGACTACAAGCACAACATCCGTAATATGTCCGTTATTGCTCATGTTGATCATG GTAAATCAACCTTGACTGACTCCCTTGTTGCTGCCGCTGGTATCATTGCGCAAGAAGTTGCCGGTGATGTTCGTATGACAGATACCCGTGCTGATGAGGCAGAGCGTGGTATTACAATCAAATCTACTGGAATCTCTCTTTATTATGAGATGACTGATGAGTCTCTGAAGATGTTCAAGGGAGAGAGGAACGGAAACGAGTACCTTATCAATCTTATTGATTCTCCTGGGCATGTTGACTTTTCATCTGAGGTCACTGCTGCTCTCCGCATTACTGATGGTGCACTTGTGGTGGTGGATTGTATTGAGGGCGTGTGTGTCCAGACAGAGACTGTGCTCCGTCAAGCCTTGGGAGAAAGGATCAGGCCTGTTTTGACTGTCAACAAGATGGACAGGTGCTTCCTTGAGCTCCAGGTGGATGGTGAGGAGGCCTACCAGACATTCCAAAGGGTTATTGAGAATGCTAATGTCATCATGGCTACCTATGAGGACCCTCTTCTCGGTGATGTCCAGGTCTACCCCGAGAAAGGAACAGTTGCCTTCTCTGCTGGTTTGCACGGTTGGGCTTTTACTCTTACCAACTTTGCCAAGATGTATGCTGATAAATTTAAGGTTGATGAGGCAAAGATGATGGAAAGGCTCTGGGGTGAGAACTTTTTTGACCCAGCAACCAAGAAATGGACCAGCAAGAACACTGGTTCTCCTACCTGCAAGCGTGGTTTTGTGCAGTTTTGTTATGAGCCCATCAAGCAGGTTATTGCTACCTGCATGAATGACCAAAAAGATAAGCTTTGGCCCATGTTGACAAAGCTTGGGATCACCATGAAGGGTGAGGAAAAAGATCTGATGGGAAAACCATTGATGAAGAGGGTTATGCAGACCTGGCTGCCAGCCAGCAGTGCCCTATTGGAGATGATGATCTTTCACCTTCCCTCACCACATACAGCTCAGAGGTATCGTGTGGAGAATTTGTACGAGGGTCCCCTGGATGATCAGTATGCGAATGCCATCAGAAACTGTGATCCTGACGGTCCTCTTATGCTCTATGTATCTAAGATGATTCCCGCATCTGACAAGGGTAGGTTCTTTGCCTTTGGCCGGGTGTTTGCTGGGAAGGTCCAAACAGGTCTGAAGGTTAGAATCATGGGACCAAACTATGTTCCTGGGGAAAAGAAGGATCTTTATGTCAAGAATGTACAGAGGACTGTTATCTGGATGGGAAAGAAACAAGAAACTGTTGAGGATGTTCCCTGTGGTAACACTGTTGCCTTGGTTGGTCTGGATCAGTTTATCACCAAGAATGCTACCTTGACAAATGAGAAGGAATCTGATGCACACCCCATTCGTGCCATGAAGTTCTCTGTGTCACCTGTTGTGCGTGTTGCTGTTCAGTGCAAGGTTGCATCTGATCTTCCCAAGCTTGTTGAAGGTCTCAAACGACTGGCCAAGTCTGATCCTATGGTTGTCTGTTCTATTGAGGAGTCTGGAGAGCACATTATTGCTGGTGCTGGTGAACTTCATCTTGAGATCTGTTTGAAGGATCTACAGGATGATTTCATGGGTGGAGCTGAAATTATCAAGTCTGACCCTGTTGTGTCCTTCCGTGAGACAGTCCTCGAGAAGTCCTGCCGTACCGTCATGAGCAAGTCCCCCAACAAGCATAACCGTTTGTACATGGAAGCACGCCCATTGGAAGAAGGTCTTGCTGAGGCCATTGATGATGGTCGTATTGGTCCAAGAGATGATCCTAAAATTCGTTCTAAGATCTTGGCCGAGGAGTTTGGTTGGGACAAGGATCTTGCTAAGAAGATCTGGTGTTTTGGCCCTGAAACCACTGGTCCTAACATGGTGGTTGATATGTGTAAGGGGGTTCAGTACCTTAATGAAATCAAGGACTCTGTTGTTGCTGGATTCCAGTGGGCTTCAAAGGAAGGTGCATTGGctgaagaaaacatgaggggtatcTGCTTTGAAGTCTGTGATGTTGTACTTCATGCTGATGCTATTCACAGAGGAGGTGGTCAGGTCATTCCAACCGCCAGGAGGGTCATCTATGCTTCCCAGCTTACAGCCAAGCCAAGGCTCCTTGAACCAGTGTATCTTGTTGAGATTCAAGCCCCTGAGGGTGCTCTTGGTGGTATCTACAGTGTTCTCAATCAGAAGCGTGGACACGTTTTTGAAGAAATGCAGAGGCCTGGTACCCCACTGTACAACATAAAGGCATACCTGCCGGTCGTCGAGTCTTTTGGTTTCTCTGGTCAGTTGAGGGCTTCCACTTCAGGACAGGCTTTTCCCCAGTGTGTGTTTGATCATTGGGAGATGATGTCTTCTGATCCGTTGGAGACGGGTTCCCAGGCATCTCAGCTGGTTCAAGACATCCGGAAGAGGAAGGGTTTGAAGGAGCAAATGACCCCACTTTCCGATTTCGAGGACAAGCTctaa
- the LOC126800759 gene encoding uncharacterized protein LOC126800759 — MALSPSKGIVVTIPVLVLSVSLAAVFFFLLLSSSCTCGGGGPVAGVRSSPSSAGEDSAAAGKEWESGETIQSSEEDVEWVKDQIRVNGLHMQDNVLRKGINPRTRAQQLQDLLQYKGISHYEGPESGNHTALPCPGELLTEEHHSNYGEPWAGGRDVFEFLAQSSHLKPDSKVLEIGCGTLRVGLHFIRYLRPGHFHCLERDELSLMAAFRYELPSQGLLHKRPLIVKGDNMDFSRFGSDVVYDLIYASAVFLHMPGDLVWLGLERLTNKLKPFDGRIFVSHNIKFCSRLGGEECTKRLTRLGLVYVGKHTHDSLLFNHYEIWFEFKRTRA, encoded by the exons ATGGCTCTCTCACCGTCCAAGGGCATAGTCGTCACTATCCCGGTGCTGGTCCTCTCCGTCTCCCTCGCCgccgtcttcttcttcctcctcctctcctcGTCCTGCACCTGCGGCGGTGGCGGCCCCGTCGCCGGAGTTAGGAGCTCTCCGTCCTCCGCCGGAGAAGACTCGGCCGCGGCCGGGAAGGAGTGGGAGAGCGGCGAGACGATACAGTCGTCGGAGGAGGATGTGGAGTGGGTGAAGGATCAGATCCGAGTGAACGGTTTGCATATGCAGGATAACGTGTTGCGTAAGGGAATCAACCCTAGGACTAGGGCTCAGCAGCTTCAGGATCTCTTGCA GTACAAGGGTATATCTCACTATGAAGGACCTGAGTCTGGAAATCACACTGCCCTCCCATGCCCTGGTGAGCTTCTTACTGAAGAGCATCACAGTAACTATGGTGAGCCTTGGGCGGGCGGGCGAGATGTTTTTGAGTTCCTGGCTCAGTCCAGCCATCTGAAGCCTGATTCAAAGGTTCTTGAGATTGGTTGTGGTACGCTCCGAGTTGGTTTGCATTTTATTCGTTATCTCCGTCCTGGACACTTCCACTGTCTTGAGAGAGACGAGCTGTCACTAATGGCTGCATTTAGATATGAGCTACCTTCCCAAGGTCTTCTGCATAAGCGCCCTTTAATTGTGAAAGGGGACAACATGGATTTCTCTAGATTTGGTTCAGACGTTGTGTATGACTTGATCTATGCCAGTGCTGTGTTTCTACATATGCCCGGTGATCTTGTTTGGCTTGGGCTAGAGAGATTGACAAATAAATTGAAACCTTTCGATGGGCGAATTTTTGTATCTCATAACATCAAGTTCTGCTCACGATTGGGAGGAGAAGAGTGCACAAAACGGCTTACCAGGCTAGGGTTGGTGTATGTTGGAAAACATACACATGACAGTTTGCTTTTTAATCATTATGAGATCTGGTTCGAGTTTAAGCGGACAAGGGCTTAG
- the LOC126800748 gene encoding kinesin-like protein KIN-14U isoform X2, which yields MESNPDPNDGLSAVSSYSESPPLPATCTDVNVVPEHENDQLQQTVCNLEGEIAQLKMNQKLWDEKRREALNKIIGIKGSIRVFCRVRPFLVINKRRIREPFSAGSEKIVVMASGARKEFQFDKVFPQDTSQEDVFAEVEPIIRSALDGHNVCVFAHGQTGTGKTFTMDGTNEEPGIIPRALREIFSQASLDSSSSLSFSMSMLEVYMGNLRDLLSPKAVTRPHEAGTRCNLNIQTDTKGFIEIEGLTEVPVPDFAKARWWYNRGKRVRSTAWTNVNEASSRSHCLTRITIFRHGDALGAKREVSKLWLVDLGGSERLLKTGATGLTLDEGRAINLSLSALGDVIAALRRKRGHVPYRNSKLTQILKDSLGHGSKVLMLVHVSPCEVDVAETICSLIFAKRARGIENNREISEDLKKQKEKRTKELENEMREAEEECQKVKNQIQKAELLLHENIKIFSSTCGHSEVEGVPISPKEVVKEVIETLRKREKASRETAANSLPRFMTSTAASRHRQTAAERQIVGKARSLRSYVTKSSIQFSASQSMSYSSDARFRTILHNSNRKSRYSLETDTVPAESPRCHVSAELSKTASSLPRSKMVTSSDPNLKIMLNRHRRRMSDLI from the exons ATGGAATCAAACCCGGACCCCAATGATGGGTTGTCGGCTGTCTCTTCTTACTCGGAATCACCACCTCTTCCGGCCACTTGTACCGACGTCAATGTCGTCCCGGAGCATGAAAACGATCAGCTTCAGCAGACAGTGTGCAATCTTGAAG GAGAGATTGCACAGTTGAAGATGAATCAGAAGCTATGGGATGAGAAGAGGAGAGAAGCTTTGAATAAGATCATAGGCATCAAAG GCAGTATTCGAGTGTTTTGTCGAGTTAGACCATTCTTAGTGATCAACAAGAGAAGAATTCGCGAACCGTTTTCGGCTGGATCAGAGAAGATTGTGGTGATGGCTTCTGGAGCAAGAAAAGAATTTCAGTTTGACAAGGTCTTTCCCCAAGATACAAGCCAGG AAGATGTATTTGCTGAGGTGGAACCAATTATCAGATCTGCACTTGATGGACATAATGTGTGTGTTTTTGCTCATGGTCAAACTGGCACTGGCAAGACATTTACCATG GATGGCACAAATGAGGAGCCAGGAATCATTCCTAGAGCTCTCAGAGAGATATTCAGTCAAGCCTCGTTGGATAGCTCGTCTTCTTTATCGTTTTCTATGAGCATGTTGGAAGTTTACATGGGCAATCTCAGGGATCTACTATCTCCAAAAGCAGTCACTAGACCACATGAAGCTGGAACAAGATG CAATCTCAACATTCAAACAGACACAAAGGGATTCATAGAAATCGAGGGTCTTACAGAAGTGCCAGTTCCTGATTTTGCTAAAGCTAGATGGTGGTATAATCGGGGGAAGAGAGTTAGATCCACTGCTTGGACTAATGTGAACGAGGCGTCTAGCAGGTCTCACTG CTTAACGAGAATAACCATATTCCGACATGGAGATGCTTTGGGAGCCAAAAGGGAAGTGAGCAAACTGTGGTTGGTTGATCTTGGTGGAAGCGAAAGATTGCTTAAAACAGGAGCAACTGGACTAACATTGGATGAGGGAAGAGCCATAAATCTTTCTCTTTCAGCTTTGGGGGATGTTATTGCTGCTCTGAGAAGAAAACGAGGCCATGTGCCTTACAG GAATAGCAAACTCACACAGATACTTAAAGATTCCTTAG GTCATGGTTCAAAAGTTTTGATGCTTGTGCATGTCAGTCCATGTGAAGTAGATGTCGCGGAAACAATCTGTTCTTTGATCTTTGCAAAGAGGGCAAGGGGTATAGAGAACAATAGGGAAATATCAGAG GACCTAAAGAAGCAAAAGGAGAAAAGGACGAAGGAGCTTGAGAATGAAATGAGAGAAGCTGAAGAAGAATGTCAGAAAGTTAAAAATCAAATACAGAAGGCCGAGTTACTGTTACATGAAAACATAAAGATCTTCTCAAGCACTTGTGGACATTCTGAAGTTGAGGGTGTCCCAATCAGTCCCAAAGAAGTTGTGAAGGAAGTCATAGAAACACTGCGAAAGCGTGAGAAGGCAAGTAGAGAAACTGCTGCAAATTCTTTGCCTCGGTTCATGACTTCCACTGCAGCCAGTCGACATAGACAAACTGCTGCAGAAAGACAAATAGTTGGCAAAGCAAGAAGCTTGAGATCATATGTAACCAAAAGCTCAATCCAATTCTCGGCTTCACAATCAATGAGCTACTCCTCGGATGCTCGGTTCAGAACCATTTTGCATAATTCAAACAGAAAATCCCGATACTCATTAGAAACAGACACTGTCCCTGCAGAGAGTCCCAGGTGCCATGTCTCAGCAGAGCTGTCCAAGACAGCTTCTTCACTACCGCGAAGCAAGATGGTCACTTCATCGGATCCAAACTTGAAAATTATGCTCAATCGTCATAGAAGAAGAATGTCTGATCTAATCTAA
- the LOC126800748 gene encoding kinesin-like protein KIN-14U isoform X1, which translates to MFISTEYEQISVQFINGSLESPPMESNPDPNDGLSAVSSYSESPPLPATCTDVNVVPEHENDQLQQTVCNLEGEIAQLKMNQKLWDEKRREALNKIIGIKGSIRVFCRVRPFLVINKRRIREPFSAGSEKIVVMASGARKEFQFDKVFPQDTSQEDVFAEVEPIIRSALDGHNVCVFAHGQTGTGKTFTMDGTNEEPGIIPRALREIFSQASLDSSSSLSFSMSMLEVYMGNLRDLLSPKAVTRPHEAGTRCNLNIQTDTKGFIEIEGLTEVPVPDFAKARWWYNRGKRVRSTAWTNVNEASSRSHCLTRITIFRHGDALGAKREVSKLWLVDLGGSERLLKTGATGLTLDEGRAINLSLSALGDVIAALRRKRGHVPYRNSKLTQILKDSLGHGSKVLMLVHVSPCEVDVAETICSLIFAKRARGIENNREISEDLKKQKEKRTKELENEMREAEEECQKVKNQIQKAELLLHENIKIFSSTCGHSEVEGVPISPKEVVKEVIETLRKREKASRETAANSLPRFMTSTAASRHRQTAAERQIVGKARSLRSYVTKSSIQFSASQSMSYSSDARFRTILHNSNRKSRYSLETDTVPAESPRCHVSAELSKTASSLPRSKMVTSSDPNLKIMLNRHRRRMSDLI; encoded by the exons ATGTTCATTTCAACTGAATATGAACAGATCTCAGTTCAGTTCATCAATGGGAGCTTAGAATCACCTCCCATGGAATCAAACCCGGACCCCAATGATGGGTTGTCGGCTGTCTCTTCTTACTCGGAATCACCACCTCTTCCGGCCACTTGTACCGACGTCAATGTCGTCCCGGAGCATGAAAACGATCAGCTTCAGCAGACAGTGTGCAATCTTGAAG GAGAGATTGCACAGTTGAAGATGAATCAGAAGCTATGGGATGAGAAGAGGAGAGAAGCTTTGAATAAGATCATAGGCATCAAAG GCAGTATTCGAGTGTTTTGTCGAGTTAGACCATTCTTAGTGATCAACAAGAGAAGAATTCGCGAACCGTTTTCGGCTGGATCAGAGAAGATTGTGGTGATGGCTTCTGGAGCAAGAAAAGAATTTCAGTTTGACAAGGTCTTTCCCCAAGATACAAGCCAGG AAGATGTATTTGCTGAGGTGGAACCAATTATCAGATCTGCACTTGATGGACATAATGTGTGTGTTTTTGCTCATGGTCAAACTGGCACTGGCAAGACATTTACCATG GATGGCACAAATGAGGAGCCAGGAATCATTCCTAGAGCTCTCAGAGAGATATTCAGTCAAGCCTCGTTGGATAGCTCGTCTTCTTTATCGTTTTCTATGAGCATGTTGGAAGTTTACATGGGCAATCTCAGGGATCTACTATCTCCAAAAGCAGTCACTAGACCACATGAAGCTGGAACAAGATG CAATCTCAACATTCAAACAGACACAAAGGGATTCATAGAAATCGAGGGTCTTACAGAAGTGCCAGTTCCTGATTTTGCTAAAGCTAGATGGTGGTATAATCGGGGGAAGAGAGTTAGATCCACTGCTTGGACTAATGTGAACGAGGCGTCTAGCAGGTCTCACTG CTTAACGAGAATAACCATATTCCGACATGGAGATGCTTTGGGAGCCAAAAGGGAAGTGAGCAAACTGTGGTTGGTTGATCTTGGTGGAAGCGAAAGATTGCTTAAAACAGGAGCAACTGGACTAACATTGGATGAGGGAAGAGCCATAAATCTTTCTCTTTCAGCTTTGGGGGATGTTATTGCTGCTCTGAGAAGAAAACGAGGCCATGTGCCTTACAG GAATAGCAAACTCACACAGATACTTAAAGATTCCTTAG GTCATGGTTCAAAAGTTTTGATGCTTGTGCATGTCAGTCCATGTGAAGTAGATGTCGCGGAAACAATCTGTTCTTTGATCTTTGCAAAGAGGGCAAGGGGTATAGAGAACAATAGGGAAATATCAGAG GACCTAAAGAAGCAAAAGGAGAAAAGGACGAAGGAGCTTGAGAATGAAATGAGAGAAGCTGAAGAAGAATGTCAGAAAGTTAAAAATCAAATACAGAAGGCCGAGTTACTGTTACATGAAAACATAAAGATCTTCTCAAGCACTTGTGGACATTCTGAAGTTGAGGGTGTCCCAATCAGTCCCAAAGAAGTTGTGAAGGAAGTCATAGAAACACTGCGAAAGCGTGAGAAGGCAAGTAGAGAAACTGCTGCAAATTCTTTGCCTCGGTTCATGACTTCCACTGCAGCCAGTCGACATAGACAAACTGCTGCAGAAAGACAAATAGTTGGCAAAGCAAGAAGCTTGAGATCATATGTAACCAAAAGCTCAATCCAATTCTCGGCTTCACAATCAATGAGCTACTCCTCGGATGCTCGGTTCAGAACCATTTTGCATAATTCAAACAGAAAATCCCGATACTCATTAGAAACAGACACTGTCCCTGCAGAGAGTCCCAGGTGCCATGTCTCAGCAGAGCTGTCCAAGACAGCTTCTTCACTACCGCGAAGCAAGATGGTCACTTCATCGGATCCAAACTTGAAAATTATGCTCAATCGTCATAGAAGAAGAATGTCTGATCTAATCTAA